GACGGCCTTGATGGCGTTTAAGATGTCTTCCTGGGAGACGTTGATGTCGTGGATGTCCTCCCGGTCGAGGGGGGTGATGAACGTCAGCGACAACTCCCGGGCGATGTTCCGGGAGATGACGTTGCCCTCGGACTCGATGATGTTCACCTGCTTGCACACCTCCTCGGTGTCGGCCCCGTCTTCGAAGAGCGTGCAGAGATGTCCGGCGGCCCGTTGCAGTTTGCGGTTTTGCTCCTCGAAAAGCCTGAAGAATTTGACCGTGCGGGGAAAGAAGCTAAAACCCATGGCCGTCTCCTTGTCTCGGGAATGATGCGCCAAAATCCGGGTTATGCGGGTTCGGACCCGCTCGCGGGGGCCAGGGGCAGGCGGATCAGGAGCGCCCCGTTGTCGCCCGGGACGAGCGTGCCGCCATAGGCCGCCAGAAAATCCGCCGGAAGTCCCGTCCCATCGCCTTGGACCTGGCCCGCCGCCGGGGACGCCAGACCCTGCGCCCCGGGAAATTCGATGCCGAGACCATCGTCCCGGCGCGACAGCACCACCGGCCGGTCGTCGCCGGAGGCCGCCGTGCGCTCCAGGCACAGGACGAACACCCGGCCCAGGCCGTTTGGCTCCACCTCGGCCACGAAATCGCCGTCCCCCTGGACGGTCAGGCGCGGCGGCGCGGCCTCCGGACAGCGCACCGCGGCCTCGCGCAGGGCGTTTTCCAGGATGCGCCGGACGTCGGTTCGGGGCGGGCGGTCCATGCTGGCGGAGAACCGCGCGGCCGCCATGGCCATGAGGTCGGCCACGGCGTCCTCCATTTCCCTGGAAAACCGCAGTGCGGCGTCAATGGCCGTACCGGCCCGGGCCGGGTCGCGGGACAGCGTGCCCCGGGCCATGTCCAGGTAGCCCGCGATCTTGGTCAGGGGGGTGCGCAGACGATGCGAGGCCTCGCGCACGAAGTCGCGGATGTTGGCCTCCATGCGGTTTTGCCCCGTGATGTCGCGCAGCGTCAGGATCAGCCGCCGCCGCCCGTCCTGGTCCGTAAACGGCACCAGATTCGCCTCCACGTCCCGGTCCCCGGCCAGGGTGAAGCGTCGCGTGGCGGCCTTGGCCTGGGGATCGTGCAGCATGGCCGCCACCTCGGCATGCACGGCCGGTCCCAGCGGGGTTTCGATGGGCAGGCGGCCGTCCAGTTCCCCCGATCCCACCAGCCGGGCCAGGGGGGCGTTGTGGGAGCCGATGCGGCCATCCGGGCACAGGACCGCCAGCCCTTCGTCCAGGCCGTCCAGCACGGCGGCATGGCGGTTACGCTGGCCCTCGATGGCGGCCACGTTTTTGCCCACCCGCTCGGCCATGGCGTTATAGGCCTCGGCCAGGCCGGAAAATTCCCGATCCGAGAGGTACAGGCGGCGCTCGTAGTCGCCGTCGCCCAGGGCCTTTATGGCCAGGGTCAGTTCCTTGATGGTTCCGGTCAGGCTGCGGGCGGGCAACAGGGACAAAAAGCCTCCGCACAAGAGTACGATGCCAAGCGCCCCCAGGATGACGCCCCGGAAACGGGCCAGATCCCTGGTGACGGCGTGATAGGGCACGGCCACGCGCAAGACCCCGTCGGGCAGGCCCGGGAGATTGTCGGCGCGCATGGCGGCGTAGACCGTCTGCCTGCCCGTGGTGCGGCTATGGCGCACGTCCGTGCCGAAGCCCGAGGCCAGGGCGGCCACCACCTCGGGGCGTCCGGCATGGTCCTCCAGCTCGGCGGTTTCGGGGCCGGGCACCTCGGTGTCGGCCAGCACCTTGCCGCCTGCGATATAGGTGATTCGGGCCCCCAGGTGCCGCCCCATGTCGGCGGCCCAGTCCGGCAGGCCCTCCAGGGTGATCCGGTCGGACGGCGCGGGCTGCGCCGCCGGATCGTTTCGGTCGGCCAGCCCAGGCCGATCCGGGGCCGCGCGCAAAAGCCACAGCACCAGCTCCAGCTTGCTTGTGGCCTGGTTTGTGGCGTCCTCGACCAGAAGTCCCTCGGTCTGCCGGATGAAAAACCAGAAGACCAGGCATAAAAGGAAAAAAAACGCCGTCAGGCTGAGAAACAGGGTGCGTACCTGCAGGGAGGGCCGTTGCATCAGGGGATTGTCCGGGAGGTTGGTGTTTGTCTACGCAGAAGTGACCGCAGGCCGACCGTCTCCAGGGCGTCGCATCGGGCCGGGCGACCGGTCATGCAGCCCGCTCCGGAGCATCGTCGACAGGGGGCGGGGCGTCCCACTGCGGCGGTTCTGCGGCCGGACATCGTCCGGCCAGCTTTTGCAGTTCGTCCAGGTACTCCTGATAGTGGCTCAGATAAAAGGACAGGGCCCGGGCGAAGTTCTTGCCCACCAGGCCGTCCAGGAACAGGCGGCTGATCTCGTATTCCCGGCGCAGCACATATTGCGAGAGCAGAAAGGCCCGCCGTTCGTCCTGGGACATGCCCGGGATGAGCAGGCGCAAAACCGTGCGGGCCCGGGGTTGGTACATCCAGAAATAGAGCAGATCAAGGGCGTTGACGTAGAGGATCTTTTCCAGGTCGGACTTGTCCGTGGACAGGGCCTCGGAAAGCTCCTGGGGCGATTCGAGGAGACCCTCCACGTCCTTTTGGGGAAAGCGCACCTCCAGGGTGGAATAGGTGTCGTAGAGCTTTTTGGATTTGGCCTTGTAGTCGCGAAGCCGCATGGCGATGTATTTGGAGCGGTCGGCCAGGCCCTCGATCACTCCGGCCACGCCGTCCGAGCACAGCTTGGAGATGATGGCCGCCCACTGCTGCATGACGGCCCCGGCGTCGGGAACCCCGGCCAGGGACAAGAGGCCCGAGATCAGGGCGTTGACGCCGATGGCCAGGGGGATGGACACGGCGCTGCGAAACAGGTTTCCGGTCACGGCCCGGCGTGGCAGGCCCCGGAAGGCGTTGTGGGTGGCGATATAGACGCCGTTGACCACGGCCATGACCGTGTACAGGGCCACGGGGTTGCTTTGGGCGGTGATCTGGAAGCCCTGGTCCATCACCAGGGTCTTGACCACATAGTCCAAAAGCGGCACCGAAAAGCCCGTATAGAGCAGGGAATCAGCCAGTCGTGAGAAGCTGACGTATTCGTTCCATTTGAGCACCGGCGACCGGCGAAGCCCTCCGGAACCGAACACCGACTGGATGACGTTGCGAAGCCCGGTGATGCCGAACCAGATAAGCGGGCCGAACCAGCACAGCACCCACCAGTCCTTGGTCAGGCCAAACGACAGGGCGGCCGGGATGAACCCGGCCAGGATCTTGAGGGAGTTTTTGACGGCGCTGTTGGCGTAGCGGAAGCAAAATTTCGGGGTACGCGGCCCGGCCAGGAGTTTGCCTTTGTACACCTCGCCGCTTGGGGGCTGGATGCCGCCCAGGGTGTAGATGTTGGCGGTTTTTTCCGAGGCGTGGAAGTAGCGGGTTCTGGACCATTTGAGACTGGGCCGAAGCGCCGCGTGCCGGAAGAGCGGAGAAAAAAGCGCCAGCCGGGCCGCCCGAAGGGTCATGGGCGAGGCCCCGGCCGCCGTGTGGTACTGCAGGGAGGGAACTACCTCCACGCCAACCGGCAGGGCCTTGCGCTGGTGGCTGTGGCCACGCTCCAAATGGCGCGCCGCCCGGGCGGGCAGGGTGTCCTTGACCACCAGGCCCATGCCGTGGTGGCGGCAGGACTGGCCCGTGGAGTCGGTGCCGATGCAGGCCCGAAGCGGGGTGGTCTTGTAATAGTCCATGAGCCCGGCCATGTTGTCCAGGACGCTTGAGAGACGGTTGATCTTCTCCGCGCTCCCGGGGCCGCCCCGGTCTTCCAGGCGGCGCATGATGCGGCGCACGAACTTTTTGATCTTGACCGGGTTGCCGGAGTTGACCACGGCGATGAGCTCGATGATCTCGGCGTTGTCCCTGGAGGGGTCGACCTCGAAATCGTGGAGGTTGAAGATCTCCACATGGGTCACGGCCCCCCGGCATTCGCTTAAGATCATGAGCACGTCTTCGGGGCCGTGTCCGTCCAGGGTCAGGACGAAACGGTTCAGGGAATGGAACTCGTGGATGGTCTCGATGAGCTCGCATGGCGTCAGGCGCAGGATGTCCGGGCAGTCTGCGCTGTCGCAGGGGATGTCCGGATTTTTCAGCCCGGGATTGTGTTCCGGGGCGAGATGGGCCTCGATGAGGTATTCGGGACTGAAGCGGTCCATGTGGGCGAACACCGCCGAAAGCTCCGGCCCCTGGGGAGCGGCCCCGGCCGCGAGCAGGCCGTCGGCCTTGCGGGTCAGGGCCTCCTGCACGGCGTTTTGGGCGAAGCGTCCCAGATGCATGAGCGAGGCCTGTCCGGCCCCCACGAAGGCCGTGAAGTCCTCGGGGTCCAGGGCCGGGACGTCCACGCCGCAGATCTCGCCGATGGCCTGGCGGTGCGTGGCGTTGAAGGCCGCAAGCGCCTCCATGACGTAGTGTTTTTGGAACTGGGCGGCCTCGCGCCCCCGGCGCAGAAACGTCCCCACCTCGGGCTTGGTCAGAAATTCCAGAAACTCCCCAAGTTCATGGAATCCCCGGGGAATCCAGATCATCTTCAGATAGCTCCCGGCATGCCGGGTGCGGTATTCCAGGCCGATGCGCACGGCGATGCCCATGATCCGGGCGGCCTGGTACAGTTCCGAGGCCACCTCGGGGCGCACGAAATTGTTGTGGATGACCGTGAGCTTGCGGATGCCCTTGATCCAGGCGTCCATGATCAGGTGGGTGGGGGATTTGCGGCCCTTGGTGTTGGCGTCGTGGACGTGGTCGTCGAAGGCCAGTTGGTTCCACTCCTCGGGCATCTCCAGCAGATGGTGTTCAGCCAGGCCCCGGCGCACGATGCGCGGCTTGCCCGAGGAGGCCGCCCGGAAGTCGTGGGCCAGCTCCAACTGGCGCAGGGGGTCGTCCTTGGCCCGCACCAGCTCTTTTATGATCTGCAACAAAAGCCGGGCCGTGTTTTTTTCCAGGTCGCTTTCGGCCGAAAAAAGCACCTCGTCGCGCAGCGACCGCAGGGCCTTGATGCGGTCCCCGGCCATGCCGGCCTCCAGCGACCCCAGCAGGTGGATGATGGCGTAGGCCATGCGCAATTCGCGCGGCGCGGCCATTTCCTTGATGCCGTGGGGGTGCAGGTAGGGGGTCAAAAGGCGGCGCAGGCCGGGATACTTTTTGCGGCCCAGGACATCATTTACGATTTTTAAAAGGGCATAGTCTTCGCGGTCGAACAAAAGGCGTGACAAAAGACCGCCCTCGGATGCGGAGGAGGGGCCGGTCTCAGGCGACGGCCCGGGGAGGGCGGAGGTGGGTTCGTTTCGCCACATATTCGTAACAACAGCGTCCGATTCGTCACAAGATTATGCCAATGGTTGCCCTTCGGCGTCAAGGAGCGTCGCCATGGCGTCGAGTCTCTCCGCGCCCGGCTGGCCGCATCGGGGACTGGCCCGAGAGGCCCCCGGCGGGCGTCGCCGGGATACGCGCGCGTCGGGCGCTTTTTCCCAGCCTGGGGGCTTTGGCGTTGACATCGGAACACCCATGGGCGATTCGTGACCCTGGACCTCCCGAGGCAGGGCGTCCGGCGGGCTGGCCGCCCGGGCGGCGCGCCAGAGGGGGCCGGACTTGTCTATGAATAAAAAGCTGCCGTCACGCAAAGGCGAACGGGCCGACGGGCATCCCCTGAGGTTGCTGCTTACGGTCCCCATGGTGCTCCTGACCATCCTGGCGGCAGGGATTGTGGGCGGTTTCGCCCTGTTCGACAGCAAGCTCGCCGTGGGCGACGTGGCCGCGAAGCTCCGGGCCGAGGTGCTGGCCCGGGTGGACGTGCAACTGCGCGAGTACCTGTCCATCCCCCCGGCGGTCAACGCCGCCAACGCCATGGCCCTGTCCCTGGGCCTTCTTGATCCGGACGATCCCGGCCAGCGCCAAAGGTATTTCTACGGCGCGGTGGCCTCCAGGCCCTCCATCGCCTACAGCTTTTTCGGCGCCCCTGACGGCGCATTCTGCGGGGCCCGGCGGCTGCCCGACGGCGAATTGCAGATTGTGCGGGCCGGGCCGGAAACCGGCGGCGACTCCCATAATTTCACCGTTTCAGCCTCGGGCCAGGCCGGGGAGCTCAAAAACGTCTATCCTGCCTTCGATCCCCGTACCCGGCCCTGGTACAAAGCGGGCGAGGCGGCCCGGGGACCGGTATGGACCCCTGTCTACCGGCATTTCGCCCTCAAGGATATGGCCATCACGGCCGCGCTGCCGGCCTACGATGCGGCGGGGCGGCTTGTGGGCGTGTTCGGCGTGGACTACGTGCTGGGGCAGATACGGGATTTTTTGCGCACCATCCGGGTGGGCGAGCATGGCGGGGTGTTTCTCCTGGAACGGTCGGGCGATCTGGTGGCGGCCTCGGCCATGCCGCCGGAGGCCGGGCTTTTCACGCGCCAGGGCGATGCCTATGTCCGCATCCCGGCGGCGGCCTGCGGCCTGCCCATGGTGGAGGCCGCCGCCGGGGCCATGGCCGGTCACGGGGACGGGCTGGCCGGGATCCATCGGGAAATCCTTCTGGAATTCTCCCTTGAGGGGGAACGGTATTTCCTCCAGGCCGCGCCGTTTCGCGACGGATTGGGGTTGGACTGGATCATGGCCGCCGTGGTCCCCGAGTCGGATTTCATGGCCAGGGTGGACAGCCAGGCGGCGCGCACCGTGGGCATGCTGTTTCTGGTCGTGGGGTTGGCCGCCGGGGCGGGACTTTTCATCGCCGGCCGCCTGTCGGCCCCGGTGGAGAACCTCAGCCACGCTGCGGCGGCCCTGGCCTCCGGACAATGGGACCACCCCGTCGAAAGCGAGGGGCACGCCTGGGAATTGCGCCAACTGGCCCTGTCTTTTTCCGGGATGCGGAGACAGCTTCGGGAATCGTTCGCCGAGCTTGAGGCCCGAAGCGCCACCATCGCCGAACAAAATCGCACCCTGGAGGACCGGGTGGCCCGGCGCACCCGGGAACTGGGCCGCCTAAACAACCGCCTGCGGGCCATCTTCGACGCCATCCCCGGGCACATCCACGTCATCGGCCGGGACTACCGGGTGGTGGACGTGGGGGACAAGATGCTGCGGGCCATGGGCAAAACGCGCCAGGAGGTGGTGGGGCGGCTGTGCCACGAGGTCTTCCGGGATCTCCCGGCCGTGTGCGATGCATGTCCCGTGGTCGGCCCCGACGCGGCGATGCGTATCCATACCCGGCCCTCCACCCCCGAGGAGGAGGCCCGCCTGGGCATGGCCTTCATGGTCTATTCCGCGCCGGTTCTCGATGATGCCGGGGAGGTGTGGGGGTTCATCGAATGCCTCATGGACATCTCCCAACTGCGGGCCGTGGAACGCGAACTGGTGCGGGCCAAGGAGCAGGCCGAGGAGGCGGCCCGGGTCAAGGGCGCATTTCTGGCGGGCATGAGCCACGAGATCCGCACCCCGCTCAATTCCATCATCGGCCTGACGGAAATCACCCTGCAGACCAGCCTTGACCCGGAGCAGCGCGACCATTTGCAGACCGTGCGCGAGGCGGGCACGGCCCTTCTGGCCCTGGTCAACGACATCCTGGATTTCTCCCGCCTGGACAGCCAGGGACTTGAACTGCACAACGAGCATTTCTCCCTGCCCCGGGTCATTTCCTCCGTGGCCCGCACGCTTCGGGTCCAGGCCCGGGCCAAGGGCGTGGGACTTCGGGCGCGCATGAAAAAGGGCTGCCCCATGGCCAGCCGGGGCGACCCGGATCGGCTGCGCCAGATCCTGTTCAACCTGGTGGGCAACGCGGTCAAATTCACGGAGCGCGGCGAGGTGGAGTTCTGGGCCGAGCCGTGGCCCGGGGGCGACGTCGCGCACAAGGATGCGGCCGGGGCGGATGCGCCGGTGTGGGTGAAATTTTTCGTGCGCGACACCGGCATCGGCGTTTCACCGGAAAAGATGGAGGTGATCTTCGATCCCTTCCGGCAGGCCGACGGCTCCATCACCCGCAAATACGGCGGCACGGGCCTGGGATTGGCCATCTGCAGGCAACTGGTGGAGCGCATGGGCGGTGAGATCGGGGTGGAAAGCACGCCCGGCGCGGGAAGCACGTTTTTTTTCACCCTGCCCCTTTGGCCGGGGGATCCGGCCAGGGTGCCCAAGAAAAGGGCCCCTGCCACGTCCATGGCGGCCCTGCGCGCCGCGTCGCGCCCCCTGCGCGTGCTTCTGGCCGAAGACAATCTGATGAACATCAAACTGGCCAAGGCCCTGCTCGGCCGGTTGGGGCATGCCACGCACACGGCGCAAAACGGCCGTGAGGCCCTGGATATGCTCTCCCGGGAGTCCTTCGACGTGGTGCTCATGGACCTGGAGATGCCGGGGATGGACGGCCTGGCCGCCGCCCGGGCCATCCGGCAGGGTCAGGCCGGGCAGGCCGCCATGACCATCCCTGTGGTGGCCATGACCGCCCATGCCGTGGACGGCATGGAGGGGAAGTGCCGTGCGGCGGGCATGAACGGGTTTGTGCCCAAGCCCGTTGATTTCGGGAAATTGGCCCGGGTTCTCGGCGAGGTGGCTCCCGCTGCGCCGGGTAGGGGCGACCTGCCGATCCCCCCCGGCCTCCCGGACTCGCCTGTACAACCATCCCCGCCGCAGACGCCGCCTGCGGCGCAGGCGGACGATGCGGTCAACGTGCCCGAGGCCCTGGAAAAACTCGGCGACGACGCGGAACTGTACCTGGAGTTGGCCCAACTGTACCTGGATGAACTCGCCCCGCGCCGCGACCAGTTGGCCCGGTTGGGCGCCGAGGGGACGGCCGAAGAGGTGTTCCGCCTGGCCCATTCCTGCAAGAACTCCTGCGGGGCCATCGGGGCCTGGGGGTGTCTGACGCTGTCGACGCGCACGGAAAAAGCGGCCCGAAGCGGCGATCTGGAGCAGGCCAGGGCCGCCCTGGCCGAGCTTGACGCGGAAATGCTCCGGGTGGAGGCGGTGGTGCGCCGGATCGTGGCCGATCCCGGGGCCTTCGGGCTGCTCAGAACGTCCGGCAAACCCGTGGGGGCCGATGCCTCCGCCTCGAGCCGCATCCCTTAAAAGAGAACGGTTTCAATCTGTGGGTATAAAATCCAGGTCCGCCGAGTGTGGGGGCACGACGCTGCCCCGGCGTTTCGGAGGCGCTCCCGCCAGGATTATCCCCGGTATTTCACCTCATCGCGCCAGGAATTGAGCTTGGCGCAACAGCCCTCGCCCACACCCAGCAGGTACCGGTAGCGTTCCCCCTGTTCGGGATCTTCCGCCAGACGGCACTTGTAGCGTGCCTCGGCCTCGCCCCAGTACAATTCCGGACAGCGTTTCCGGTAGCCGTGCAGGATGTGCGACTCCCGGCATTGGTCGCTTAAGCAGCACCAGCCGCAGCCCACGCAGGGCACGGCGCTCAAGGGGAACGCAGGCGCGCTGCATGGTCGGCTGTTTTTTCGGCCGGTCGCGCGGGAGAAACCCGGTGTGCCGGGCCAAAGCCCCCTGGGCCGGAAGGGGCGGGGTGAAACACGGACGCAGGCATGGCGAATCCTTTGGCCGGGGCGTCTGGCCGCAGTCGTTCGCCGGGAGGGCGACGACGCGGCGGCGCAGATCCGTCCGCATGGGCCAAAGAAAGAGCCTATCGGATAACTGACGCCCGGGACAGCCCCAGGGCCGCGGGTCTTTTTTCACAATTCCCGGTTCGAAAGCGGCGGGAATTTCCGAAACGGCGTCTCTGGAGAGAACCGCCAATTTTTCTGGTGAGTTATCAGGGCAGCATAGCCCTGGCGTCCTGCTTTCTGAACATGCCGACATGGCGGGCCGTTCCCTGGACAGGTCAGGCCACAGGGGCAACCTGGCGTGCCCTGGGTCAGGCGTGCGTTGGCGTTGCGTCAGAACGGTTTTCGCACCCGTCGACGCCCTGGACGCAGCCGGGCCGTAAAAGGGGCAGGCGGCAAAGGGAGGTTTTGGTTTTGGACAAGGTGGCGCACGGTCGGGGCCGTTCACGCGGCCAGGGTTACTGGCGCGGCGTTTTCCCGGCGGCGTAGCGTGCGGCCTTGTCCTTGCGCGCGGCGTTTCGCCGGGCGAGCACCTCGTCCGTCAGTTCGCGGCCTTTCTCGGTCAGTTCGGGATGCTCCCGGCGGTAGGCCTCCAGATCCTCGGCGGTCTGTTTCTCCATACGCTCGGATTCCAGGAACATAAGGTAGGCCAGGGTCAGGGCCGCGTCATTTTCCGAGGCGCCGTCGCACAGAAGGGCCACCTGGTTGCCGGGAACGGTCTCCACCAGTCGCGCGGCGAACATGGCCGCCCATTTCTCGTGCAATTCCGGCACAAGCGGCGGAATGTTCTCAGCCAGGGACATGGCCGCGTCGTCGCCAAGGTCGGGCCGGGTGACCCGGAAAAGCTCCCGCAGGGCCTCGTGGCGGCGTTGCGGGGTGGTGGAGATGCGGGCCAGGACGGCAGCCGTGATGTGATTGCGCCAGGCGTCCGGGTGCGCCGGGCAGGGCTCTGAGGCGTGGTCGGACATGGTCGGGGCTCCTGTGCGAGATGAAGGTCGCCGGGCGGTTACCACGAAGGGGGGGGGCAAGCAAATGGCCCGTTCCCGGGACTTCCCCGAGGGGAAATTATTTTCGGAAACGAAAATTTGTAACATTTGCAGGCTGTGAAGTTGGCGCGGGAAAATCTGTAACATAAGGGGGTTGCCGTCTCCAAAGCGAGCTCCTGCGGCGGATTCTTCAGGCATTCGTCACCCGGCCGTCATGGTTTCCCGGTTGCCTAAATCCAAACGCCCGGCTATTTTTTTGAGAGATTTTGAAAACACGTCCGCCCGGACAGAAAAACACACGGGAAACAAGGGGGTTTGGCATGAAACGGATCGTGGCGTTTGTGGCGATTTGTCTGTTCGCCCTGGTTGGGACGGCCCAGGCCGCAGGAACGTTCAAACTGCTCACCTGGAAGGGCTATGCCCCCAAGGAGCTGGTGGACAAATTCGAGAAGGAGACCGGCATCAAGGTCGAGGTCACCTATTCCAACAACGAGGAAATGGTCGC
Above is a genomic segment from Desulfolutivibrio sulfodismutans DSM 3696 containing:
- a CDS encoding histidine kinase dimerization/phospho-acceptor domain-containing protein is translated as MQRPSLQVRTLFLSLTAFFFLLCLVFWFFIRQTEGLLVEDATNQATSKLELVLWLLRAAPDRPGLADRNDPAAQPAPSDRITLEGLPDWAADMGRHLGARITYIAGGKVLADTEVPGPETAELEDHAGRPEVVAALASGFGTDVRHSRTTGRQTVYAAMRADNLPGLPDGVLRVAVPYHAVTRDLARFRGVILGALGIVLLCGGFLSLLPARSLTGTIKELTLAIKALGDGDYERRLYLSDREFSGLAEAYNAMAERVGKNVAAIEGQRNRHAAVLDGLDEGLAVLCPDGRIGSHNAPLARLVGSGELDGRLPIETPLGPAVHAEVAAMLHDPQAKAATRRFTLAGDRDVEANLVPFTDQDGRRRLILTLRDITGQNRMEANIRDFVREASHRLRTPLTKIAGYLDMARGTLSRDPARAGTAIDAALRFSREMEDAVADLMAMAAARFSASMDRPPRTDVRRILENALREAAVRCPEAAPPRLTVQGDGDFVAEVEPNGLGRVFVLCLERTAASGDDRPVVLSRRDDGLGIEFPGAQGLASPAAGQVQGDGTGLPADFLAAYGGTLVPGDNGALLIRLPLAPASGSEPA
- a CDS encoding ATP-binding protein, which encodes MNKKLPSRKGERADGHPLRLLLTVPMVLLTILAAGIVGGFALFDSKLAVGDVAAKLRAEVLARVDVQLREYLSIPPAVNAANAMALSLGLLDPDDPGQRQRYFYGAVASRPSIAYSFFGAPDGAFCGARRLPDGELQIVRAGPETGGDSHNFTVSASGQAGELKNVYPAFDPRTRPWYKAGEAARGPVWTPVYRHFALKDMAITAALPAYDAAGRLVGVFGVDYVLGQIRDFLRTIRVGEHGGVFLLERSGDLVAASAMPPEAGLFTRQGDAYVRIPAAACGLPMVEAAAGAMAGHGDGLAGIHREILLEFSLEGERYFLQAAPFRDGLGLDWIMAAVVPESDFMARVDSQAARTVGMLFLVVGLAAGAGLFIAGRLSAPVENLSHAAAALASGQWDHPVESEGHAWELRQLALSFSGMRRQLRESFAELEARSATIAEQNRTLEDRVARRTRELGRLNNRLRAIFDAIPGHIHVIGRDYRVVDVGDKMLRAMGKTRQEVVGRLCHEVFRDLPAVCDACPVVGPDAAMRIHTRPSTPEEEARLGMAFMVYSAPVLDDAGEVWGFIECLMDISQLRAVERELVRAKEQAEEAARVKGAFLAGMSHEIRTPLNSIIGLTEITLQTSLDPEQRDHLQTVREAGTALLALVNDILDFSRLDSQGLELHNEHFSLPRVISSVARTLRVQARAKGVGLRARMKKGCPMASRGDPDRLRQILFNLVGNAVKFTERGEVEFWAEPWPGGDVAHKDAAGADAPVWVKFFVRDTGIGVSPEKMEVIFDPFRQADGSITRKYGGTGLGLAICRQLVERMGGEIGVESTPGAGSTFFFTLPLWPGDPARVPKKRAPATSMAALRAASRPLRVLLAEDNLMNIKLAKALLGRLGHATHTAQNGREALDMLSRESFDVVLMDLEMPGMDGLAAARAIRQGQAGQAAMTIPVVAMTAHAVDGMEGKCRAAGMNGFVPKPVDFGKLARVLGEVAPAAPGRGDLPIPPGLPDSPVQPSPPQTPPAAQADDAVNVPEALEKLGDDAELYLELAQLYLDELAPRRDQLARLGAEGTAEEVFRLAHSCKNSCGAIGAWGCLTLSTRTEKAARSGDLEQARAALAELDAEMLRVEAVVRRIVADPGAFGLLRTSGKPVGADASASSRIP